Genomic segment of Elusimicrobiota bacterium:
GAATGACTCTTGAATATGACGGATGTTTAAAGAAAGGGAAAATAAAACCATTTTAGCGCGGGAAGGCAATTGCAGATAAGGAACTCCAAACGGCAAAAGAAGATCTTAATAGAGCAGAAAAGACATATAATGAGAAGGACTACAAATGGGCAACCGTTCAGCTTTACTATTCAATGTTTCATAGCGCAAGAGCGTTACTTTATTTTGAAAACTTAAGGGAACACAGCCATTATTGCCTTATTACCGCAATAAGAGAACTGTATGTCAATACAGGCAAGCTCCCTTCATCGATGGTTGAGGGATTGCAGGAAGCTAAAAATCTCAGGGAAGATGCTGATTATTACGGCAGATGGACGCAGGCTGGCGTGAAAAACTGCTAAAGATCGCTCAAGAATTTTTGGTGAAAGCAGAAATTATGATTATTAGTTGAATTTATTTAATGAACGGGAAAGATATTTCGAGAGGCATAATTAATGAAAATGCATAAATATGATAAAGATGATAAATCTGAGCTAATCACGAATGAAATCAGAAGGATTGCTCAGAAGTTTGGCAAAACACCCACACAGAATGAATATAAACGAGAAACTAATCTCAAAAATAGTACTGGTCAGATAAAATACTTTTTTGGATCGTTGACAAAAGCTTGCGAGTCTGCAGGACTGATTCCTAACCCTATTCAACAACCTCCCAAGAAAGCTAAAATATGCAGTAGAAGTTTTGTTTAATAAATGAACAGGCATGGATGTTTTTGTGTTTATATTGTTCAATGCAAAAACGGCACTTATTATACCGGTTCTACGAAGAATCTGGAAAATAGGCTGAAGCAACATAATAGCGGTAGAGGAGCGAAATATTTAAGGGGAAAAGGGCCGGTTGAGTTGGTTTATTGCAGGGAGTTTAAGTATTATAAGAATGCATTGAATGCTGAAAGAGAAATAAAAACATTTAAC
This window contains:
- a CDS encoding HEPN domain-containing protein; translation: MADKELQTAKEDLNRAEKTYNEKDYKWATVQLYYSMFHSARALLYFENLREHSHYCLITAIRELYVNTGKLPSSMVEGLQEAKNLREDADYYGRWTQAGVKNC
- a CDS encoding GIY-YIG nuclease family protein, yielding MNRHGCFCVYIVQCKNGTYYTGSTKNLENRLKQHNSGRGAKYLRGKGPVELVYCREFKYYKNALNAEREIKTFNRHQKEKFIQSYEKNN